A part of Myxococcus landrumus genomic DNA contains:
- a CDS encoding MFS transporter, producing MTTASAESLSSFRAFRHREFVAMWLGALVSNVGTWMEVLALGVFVTEMTGRAEWTGGVAALTYLPSLILSPLGGALADRFDRRVYIAVCALAQALLAGVLAALAFNGRLTVEAVAVISFLNGCVHVVSGPGFTALLAGLVPKEDLHSALTLTSAQFNLGRILGPVVAAWGLAMGGVAWVLLANALSFSAVLLAVAQVKAEPHAARPASQEGFWSQLSAGVRMARGDAVIWGAMLGLFMVAIFISPFIALVPVFALQVLGAGASAASMLISMQGLGALLASGVVGPMSARWGRERVLDIAMLVMGPVTAVYWLSPTLPVAMGAMFVVGAFYLVLIAGLNTRCQERTPRELQGRVSSLAMLLINVGYSFGVWAQGALADRVGVRPITAGAAMLFLGVVLVVRMRRARSVEVAST from the coding sequence GTGACCACCGCGTCCGCTGAGTCCCTCTCGTCGTTCCGAGCCTTCCGTCATCGCGAGTTCGTCGCCATGTGGTTGGGGGCGCTGGTCTCCAACGTCGGCACATGGATGGAGGTGCTCGCGCTGGGCGTCTTCGTCACGGAGATGACGGGCCGCGCGGAGTGGACGGGCGGGGTCGCGGCGCTCACGTACCTGCCTTCGCTCATCCTCTCTCCGTTGGGCGGCGCGCTGGCGGACCGCTTCGACCGGCGCGTGTACATCGCGGTGTGCGCGCTGGCGCAGGCGCTGCTCGCGGGCGTGCTGGCCGCGCTGGCCTTCAACGGTCGGCTCACGGTGGAGGCCGTGGCGGTCATCTCCTTCCTCAACGGCTGTGTGCATGTGGTCTCCGGGCCGGGCTTCACCGCGCTGCTCGCGGGACTGGTGCCGAAGGAGGACCTGCACAGCGCGCTGACGCTCACCTCGGCGCAGTTCAACCTGGGGCGCATCCTGGGGCCGGTGGTGGCGGCGTGGGGGCTGGCGATGGGCGGCGTGGCCTGGGTGCTCCTGGCGAACGCGCTGTCCTTCAGTGCGGTGTTGCTGGCGGTGGCGCAGGTGAAGGCGGAGCCGCATGCGGCTCGGCCCGCGTCGCAGGAGGGCTTCTGGAGTCAGCTCTCCGCGGGCGTGCGCATGGCGCGCGGCGACGCGGTGATTTGGGGGGCGATGCTGGGGCTGTTCATGGTCGCCATCTTCATCTCGCCCTTCATCGCGCTGGTGCCGGTGTTCGCGCTCCAGGTGCTGGGCGCGGGGGCCTCCGCCGCGTCGATGCTCATCTCGATGCAGGGGCTGGGGGCGCTGTTGGCTTCGGGGGTGGTGGGGCCGATGTCCGCGCGCTGGGGGCGGGAGCGGGTGCTGGACATCGCGATGCTGGTGATGGGGCCGGTGACGGCGGTGTACTGGTTGTCGCCCACGTTGCCGGTGGCGATGGGGGCCATGTTCGTGGTGGGCGCGTTCTACCTGGTGCTGATTGCCGGGTTGAACACGCGCTGCCAGGAGCGCACGCCTCGGGAGCTTCAGGGGCGGGTGAGCAGCCTCGCGATGTTGTTGATCAACGTGGGCTACTCATTCGGTGTCTGGGCGCAGGGCGCGCTCGCGGACCGGGTGGGCGTGCGACCCATCACCGCGGGCGCCGCGATGTTGTTCCTGGGCGTGGTGCTGGTGGTTCGGATGCGGCGGGCTCGGAGCGTGGAGGTCGCGAGCACCTGA
- a CDS encoding RimK family alpha-L-glutamate ligase, which produces MKKVDLVYTRMRTEERMLTDALRARGCTVETHADSDMVLSLDRARWKDGGTVVMRGMSFTRARYLAAILEVKGSRVLNTARSIATCGDKALTTLALAEQDIPMPWSFLGFEQDACVAEMDRRGYPCVTKPVLGSWGRMVARVDGTHAAEGMMSMRFEMGGAQDHVALVQQYIDKPGYDLRVYVIGEAVGGMRRRSEHWVTNTARGAVPERYEVPASHARLAERAARAVGGEMVAVDLLETRGGEVMVNEINHCVEFARSIEFTGIPLPELMADYILGATR; this is translated from the coding sequence ATGAAGAAGGTCGACCTCGTCTACACGCGGATGCGCACCGAGGAGCGCATGCTCACGGACGCGCTGCGCGCGCGCGGCTGCACCGTGGAGACCCACGCGGACTCGGACATGGTGCTCTCGCTGGACCGCGCGCGCTGGAAGGACGGCGGCACCGTGGTGATGCGCGGCATGTCCTTCACCCGCGCGCGCTACCTCGCCGCCATCCTGGAGGTGAAGGGCTCGCGGGTGCTCAACACCGCGCGCTCCATCGCGACGTGCGGAGACAAGGCGCTCACCACGCTGGCGCTGGCGGAGCAGGACATCCCCATGCCCTGGTCCTTCCTCGGCTTCGAGCAGGACGCCTGTGTCGCGGAGATGGACCGGCGCGGCTACCCCTGTGTGACGAAGCCCGTGCTCGGCTCGTGGGGCCGCATGGTGGCGCGCGTGGACGGCACCCACGCGGCCGAGGGAATGATGTCCATGCGCTTCGAGATGGGCGGCGCGCAGGACCATGTCGCGCTCGTCCAGCAGTACATCGACAAGCCGGGCTACGACTTGCGCGTCTACGTCATCGGCGAGGCCGTGGGCGGCATGCGCCGGCGCTCCGAGCACTGGGTGACGAACACCGCCCGAGGCGCCGTGCCCGAGCGCTACGAAGTCCCCGCCTCCCATGCCCGGCTCGCCGAGCGCGCGGCTCGCGCCGTGGGCGGGGAGATGGTGGCCGTGGACCTGCTGGAGACGCGAGGGGGCGAGGTGATGGTGAATGAAATCAACCACTGCGTGGAGTTCGCGCGGAGCATCGAGTTCACCGGCATCCCCCTCCCGGAGCTGATGGCGGACTACATCCTGGGGGCCACGCGATGA
- a CDS encoding SDR family oxidoreductase produces the protein MELGLANKVALIAGGSSGLGLAVAEELVKEGAHVAIAARDADRLSRAEQHLRSLSRGGKVLASRVDLREHSASRAWVEEVAGKLGGPHIVVTNSAGPPPGPATKFDIMAYQEAVDTVMLPAINLALASLPYMKAGQWGRLLFITSETVVRPVARFALSGMARLGIVGFSAALVQELGDCGITVNVLAPGYTRTPPVERTAGANTGDVEAGLRAMAAHIPMRRVGRPEEFAAAAAFLASERASFITGTVQLVDGGASVVG, from the coding sequence TTGGAACTGGGACTCGCCAATAAGGTCGCGCTCATCGCGGGGGGCTCCAGCGGACTGGGGCTCGCCGTGGCCGAGGAGCTGGTGAAGGAAGGGGCTCACGTCGCGATTGCCGCTCGCGACGCGGACCGGCTCTCGCGTGCGGAACAACATCTGCGCTCGCTGTCTCGCGGAGGCAAGGTGCTGGCCTCTCGCGTGGACCTGCGGGAGCACAGCGCCTCTCGCGCCTGGGTGGAGGAGGTCGCGGGCAAGCTGGGCGGCCCGCACATCGTCGTCACGAACAGCGCGGGTCCACCGCCGGGGCCCGCGACCAAGTTCGACATCATGGCGTACCAGGAGGCCGTCGATACGGTGATGCTGCCGGCCATCAACCTGGCGCTGGCCTCGCTGCCGTACATGAAGGCCGGACAATGGGGACGGTTGTTGTTCATCACCTCGGAGACGGTGGTGCGCCCCGTAGCCCGCTTCGCGCTGTCCGGCATGGCACGGCTGGGCATCGTCGGCTTCTCGGCCGCGCTGGTGCAGGAGCTGGGGGACTGCGGCATCACCGTCAACGTGCTCGCGCCGGGCTACACGCGGACGCCTCCGGTGGAGCGCACGGCGGGGGCCAACACGGGGGACGTGGAGGCGGGGCTTCGCGCCATGGCGGCGCACATCCCGATGCGCCGCGTGGGACGTCCGGAGGAGTTCGCCGCGGCGGCGGCCTTCCTCGCCAGTGAGCGTGCGTCGTTCATCACCGGCACGGTGCAGTTGGTGGATGGCGGCGCGAGCGTCGTCGGATGA
- a CDS encoding AMP-binding protein, translating into MDARFGSGPSLEKSALYRSKGWWRDETVLDDLRRSIHRHPDKTAIVAVRYFAKDVVRLSYAELGRYAERFAGALLSLGVRRGELVAVQLPNWWQFTALALACARIGAIIAPIPPDYRRREVEFILGRTESSVYVGPLSWSGHSHRDMLREARASLPALKHRVFIGAGAQAPEAGELDFDAYFLERRWEEQVSAAELDERSARADDICNVLYTSGTTGEPKGVIHSHNTNFGITRALVETMALGADDVVCLPSLLTASSGFTYLYLMPVMLGATAVYMDVGDPELTLRCIEEHGVTFMYGIPTYVMNVIAAKKKRNGDTSSLRRLSTGSIPVPPHLIAAVRESLGVPLHTLWGMTENGAVTITRRDDPPDWPSSSDGRPVEWMEVKIVPALAEDGSPYPEGTGRLLVRGASQCLGYFKREDIYRACVDAEGWFDTGDLARDDGRGGIRIVGRLKDVIFRFGQKVPVVEVESALYSHPKVREVAVIGHSDDRIGGERVCAVVVPRDETPSLDELRNHLKGLGMSNQYWPDRLEVVEEMPKTPSGKIRKYLLRERLKGPTAKVG; encoded by the coding sequence ATGGACGCACGATTTGGAAGCGGCCCCTCGTTGGAGAAGTCGGCGCTGTACCGGAGCAAGGGATGGTGGCGGGACGAGACGGTGCTCGACGACTTGCGTCGCTCCATCCATCGCCACCCGGACAAGACAGCGATTGTTGCGGTTCGTTACTTCGCGAAGGACGTCGTCCGGCTGAGCTATGCGGAGCTGGGACGCTACGCGGAGCGCTTCGCCGGGGCGCTGCTGTCGCTGGGCGTGCGCCGCGGCGAGCTGGTGGCGGTGCAGCTGCCCAACTGGTGGCAGTTCACCGCGTTGGCGCTGGCGTGCGCGCGCATCGGCGCCATCATCGCGCCCATTCCCCCGGACTACCGGCGCCGTGAGGTGGAGTTCATCCTGGGGAGGACGGAGTCGTCCGTCTACGTAGGTCCCCTGAGCTGGAGCGGGCACTCCCACCGGGACATGCTGCGCGAGGCCCGCGCTTCACTTCCCGCGCTCAAGCACCGCGTCTTCATCGGCGCGGGGGCCCAGGCGCCGGAGGCGGGCGAGCTGGACTTCGATGCGTACTTCCTCGAGCGCCGCTGGGAGGAGCAGGTGTCCGCGGCGGAGCTGGACGAGCGTTCGGCGCGCGCGGACGACATCTGCAACGTCCTCTACACGTCGGGGACGACGGGCGAGCCCAAGGGCGTCATTCACTCCCACAACACCAACTTCGGCATCACCCGCGCGCTGGTGGAGACGATGGCGCTGGGGGCGGATGACGTCGTGTGCCTGCCGTCGCTGCTCACCGCGTCGAGCGGCTTCACCTACCTGTATCTGATGCCGGTGATGCTGGGGGCGACGGCGGTCTACATGGACGTCGGGGACCCGGAGCTGACGCTGCGGTGCATCGAGGAGCACGGCGTCACGTTCATGTATGGGATTCCCACGTACGTGATGAACGTCATCGCCGCGAAGAAGAAGCGCAACGGCGACACGTCATCGTTGCGGCGGCTGTCCACGGGCTCCATCCCCGTGCCCCCGCACCTCATCGCGGCGGTGCGCGAGAGCCTGGGCGTCCCGCTGCACACGCTGTGGGGGATGACCGAGAACGGGGCGGTGACGATTACGCGGCGGGACGACCCGCCGGACTGGCCGTCGAGCAGTGACGGCAGGCCCGTGGAGTGGATGGAGGTGAAGATTGTTCCCGCGCTGGCGGAGGACGGCTCGCCCTATCCGGAGGGCACGGGGCGGCTGCTCGTGCGCGGCGCCAGCCAGTGCCTGGGCTACTTCAAGCGCGAGGACATCTATCGCGCGTGTGTCGACGCGGAGGGGTGGTTCGACACGGGGGACCTGGCGAGGGACGACGGGCGAGGCGGCATCCGCATCGTCGGGCGGCTCAAGGACGTCATCTTCCGCTTCGGCCAGAAGGTGCCGGTGGTGGAGGTGGAGTCCGCGCTGTACTCGCACCCGAAGGTGCGGGAGGTGGCGGTCATCGGGCACTCGGACGACCGCATCGGCGGAGAGCGGGTGTGCGCGGTGGTGGTGCCTCGGGACGAGACGCCCTCGCTGGACGAATTGCGCAACCACCTGAAGGGCCTGGGGATGTCCAACCAGTACTGGCCGGACCGCCTGGAGGTCGTCGAGGAGATGCCGAAGACGCCATCGGGGAAGATTCGCAAGTACCTGCTGCGCGAGCGATTGAAGGGTCCCACCGCGAAGGTGGGTTGA
- a CDS encoding phosphopantetheine-binding protein: MSTDTSTTPLMRQLEGYWRELLGAEVVRPEDHFLEVGGNSLMATMLANRIEEELGIQLSMVDLFNTLEHVTTACEELLREQGRTFPSA, encoded by the coding sequence GTGAGCACTGACACGAGCACCACGCCGCTGATGCGGCAGCTCGAGGGCTACTGGCGCGAATTGCTCGGGGCGGAGGTCGTGAGACCCGAGGACCACTTCCTGGAAGTGGGTGGCAACTCGTTGATGGCGACGATGCTGGCCAACCGCATCGAAGAGGAGCTGGGCATCCAGCTCTCCATGGTGGACTTGTTCAACACGCTGGAGCACGTCACGACGGCCTGCGAAGAGCTGCTGCGCGAGCAGGGCCGCACCTTCCCGTCGGCGTGA
- a CDS encoding [LysW]-aminoadipate kinase yields the protein MSTLPQGTAPLVVKIGGAAGVDLDNVCADVAELRRRGEQVVVVNGGSEAGDALLASLGMERPEALTASGNVVRLTNEATLRVLTMAWVGDVNKRAVLALLARGVDALGLCGADGRVLVARRRPPLKLQEGARTRIDRSHLAGEITEVNTRLLRVLLEAGQTPVICPPAVTEDGVLVNVDADQVAASIAAALGARALVMLSNVAGLLEDPADPTTLIRASDDVERVMGFAKGRMRYKLEAARRALVGGVPCAYVTASSIARPVLSALAHEAGTQLTSPRKVAHAGA from the coding sequence ATGAGCACGTTGCCGCAGGGCACCGCGCCGCTGGTGGTGAAGATTGGCGGCGCGGCGGGCGTGGACCTGGACAACGTCTGCGCCGACGTGGCCGAGCTGCGTCGGCGAGGCGAGCAGGTGGTGGTGGTGAATGGCGGCTCGGAGGCGGGCGATGCACTGCTGGCCTCGCTGGGCATGGAGCGTCCCGAGGCGCTGACCGCTTCTGGCAACGTGGTGCGGCTCACGAATGAGGCCACGCTGCGGGTGCTGACGATGGCGTGGGTGGGGGATGTGAACAAGCGCGCGGTGCTCGCGCTCCTGGCTCGGGGCGTGGATGCACTGGGGCTCTGCGGCGCGGATGGGCGAGTGCTCGTGGCGCGGCGCAGGCCGCCGTTGAAGCTCCAGGAGGGGGCGCGGACTCGCATCGACCGGAGCCACCTCGCGGGAGAAATCACGGAGGTGAACACGCGGCTGTTGCGCGTGCTGCTGGAGGCGGGACAGACGCCGGTCATCTGTCCTCCGGCGGTGACGGAGGATGGGGTGTTGGTGAATGTGGATGCGGACCAGGTGGCCGCGTCCATCGCGGCGGCGTTGGGGGCGCGTGCGTTGGTGATGCTCTCCAACGTGGCGGGGCTGCTGGAGGACCCGGCCGACCCCACCACGCTCATCCGCGCGAGCGACGATGTGGAGCGGGTCATGGGCTTCGCCAAGGGACGCATGCGGTACAAGCTGGAGGCCGCTCGTCGGGCACTCGTCGGTGGCGTTCCTTGCGCCTACGTCACGGCATCCAGCATCGCGAGGCCCGTGCTCTCCGCGCTCGCGCATGAGGCCGGCACACAACTGACGTCTCCTCGGAAGGTGGCCCATGCGGGCGCGTGA
- a CDS encoding 1-deoxy-D-xylulose-5-phosphate synthase N-terminal domain-containing protein, translated as MAQVSLDERARRIRRTILRLAATPTGCHLGGSLSMVELLVVLLGRVMKFRPQEPQWEERDSLILSKGHAAAGLYAALAEFDFIDTEELVQRYNSDGSPYTGHVNAAVPGVEFPTGSLGHGVGLGVGLALGHRLRQRTNRVFVVCGDGEMGEGSNWEALQVAAQHRLSRLTLLVDRNGGQNDGPTEAILSQAQLVERLRAFGWSTVEVDGHDLEALGTALEAPSDAPRAIVAHTRKGAGVPMFRGKGPHYATFNAEQLRRALASLGEVTP; from the coding sequence ATGGCCCAGGTATCTCTCGACGAGCGCGCCAGACGCATTCGACGGACCATCCTCCGGCTCGCCGCCACGCCCACCGGCTGCCATCTGGGCGGCTCGCTGTCGATGGTGGAGCTGCTCGTGGTGCTGCTCGGACGGGTGATGAAGTTCCGTCCCCAGGAGCCGCAGTGGGAGGAGCGCGATTCACTCATCCTCTCCAAGGGCCACGCGGCCGCGGGACTCTACGCCGCGCTCGCTGAGTTTGATTTCATTGATACTGAAGAACTGGTGCAACGCTACAACTCCGATGGAAGTCCTTACACCGGACATGTGAACGCGGCGGTGCCAGGGGTTGAATTTCCCACGGGAAGTCTGGGGCACGGCGTGGGGTTGGGCGTGGGGCTCGCGCTGGGCCACCGGCTGAGGCAACGCACCAACCGGGTGTTCGTCGTCTGTGGAGATGGCGAGATGGGAGAGGGCTCCAACTGGGAAGCGCTGCAGGTGGCCGCGCAGCACCGCTTGTCGCGGCTCACGCTGCTCGTGGATCGCAACGGTGGACAGAACGACGGGCCCACGGAAGCCATCCTCTCGCAGGCCCAGTTGGTGGAGCGGCTGCGCGCCTTCGGTTGGAGCACCGTCGAGGTGGACGGGCATGACCTGGAGGCGCTCGGCACCGCGCTGGAGGCGCCGAGCGACGCGCCCCGCGCCATTGTCGCCCACACGCGAAAGGGCGCGGGAGTGCCGATGTTCCGAGGCAAGGGCCCGCACTACGCCACCTTCAACGCGGAGCAGCTCCGGCGCGCGCTCGCCTCCTTGGGGGAGGTGACGCCGTGA
- a CDS encoding M20/M25/M40 family metallo-hydrolase has translation MRAREQSAELLRWMLEHYSPSHHEAGFSHALVHRLEQRGWRAHVDEVGNTVASLGDGDTCVAMLGHIDTVPGEIPVRLDGTRLFGRGAVDAKGALAAFIEAVELLEDSERAGKRFLLLGCVEEEVAITRGAFHAREHHRPDFVINGEPSGAHAITVGYKGLARFELEYRAARRHTASRGYRAPAEHLVDSWNALRRRCDERNTGASLFEQDIPALLSFHTGTDEATEWATAQLNVRTGPTTDVDALVACLSSVPDVAVKTVSAKQAVSTDGNDPLTRAFKQSIRERGARPTLRVKAGTSDWNTVASAWLVPTVAYGPGDSSLDHTPTEHIELPEYEEGVSVLARVLALLPAAPNRSR, from the coding sequence ATGCGGGCGCGTGAGCAGAGCGCGGAGCTCTTGCGGTGGATGTTGGAGCACTACAGCCCGAGCCATCACGAGGCGGGCTTCTCCCATGCGCTCGTGCACCGGCTGGAGCAACGCGGCTGGCGCGCCCATGTCGATGAAGTGGGCAACACCGTGGCCAGCCTCGGTGACGGCGACACCTGCGTCGCGATGCTCGGCCACATCGACACGGTTCCGGGTGAAATCCCCGTGCGCCTGGACGGCACGCGCCTCTTCGGACGTGGCGCCGTCGACGCGAAGGGCGCACTCGCCGCCTTCATCGAAGCGGTGGAGCTGCTCGAGGACTCGGAGCGCGCCGGGAAGCGCTTCCTGCTCCTCGGCTGTGTCGAAGAGGAAGTCGCCATCACCCGTGGCGCGTTCCATGCGCGCGAGCATCACCGGCCCGACTTCGTCATCAACGGCGAGCCCAGCGGCGCCCACGCCATCACCGTCGGCTACAAGGGACTGGCCCGCTTTGAGCTCGAGTACCGCGCCGCCCGCCGCCACACCGCCAGCCGTGGCTACCGCGCCCCCGCGGAGCACCTCGTCGACTCCTGGAATGCCCTGCGCCGCCGCTGCGATGAACGCAACACTGGCGCCTCCCTCTTCGAGCAGGACATCCCCGCCCTCCTCTCCTTCCACACCGGCACCGACGAAGCCACCGAGTGGGCCACCGCCCAGCTCAACGTCCGCACCGGCCCCACCACCGACGTGGACGCGCTGGTCGCCTGTCTCTCCAGCGTCCCCGACGTCGCGGTGAAGACCGTGTCCGCCAAGCAGGCCGTCTCCACCGACGGCAACGACCCGCTCACCCGCGCCTTCAAGCAGTCCATCCGCGAGCGAGGCGCACGCCCCACCCTTCGCGTGAAGGCTGGCACCTCCGACTGGAACACCGTGGCCAGCGCCTGGCTCGTGCCCACCGTCGCCTATGGCCCTGGGGACTCCTCCCTGGACCACACACCCACTGAGCACATCGAGCTGCCCGAATACGAAGAGGGCGTCTCCGTGCTGGCCCGCGTCCTCGCCCTGCTCCCCGCCGCACCGAACCGCTCGCGCTGA
- the argC gene encoding N-acetyl-gamma-glutamyl-phosphate reductase: MTRVAVLGAGGYAGGEVLRLLLAHPAVELVQATSEQHAGKRLDFPHPHLRGQSTLRFAPHDALEPCDVLVTCMPSGELIRRWPQVSTRAGRIIDLSADFRLEHAEHARWYPRAPRSVELPRFVYGLPEWTRDKIQGARYVAVPGCMAHAALLALLPLARAGLVRPEVVVDAKTGSSGGGATPDRSSHHPERASALRCYRPVGHRHTGEIESATEHLAGMRPNVHFSATAVPSVRGVLATVHAFAARPLADAAEPLRVLASTYREHPFVHILRANASASPFPEPAPLAGTNHCELAVDVDAERGRIVVNAALDNLVKGAAGTAVHALNLMLGRPETEGLGFRGLHPL; encoded by the coding sequence ATGACGCGCGTCGCGGTGCTCGGAGCGGGCGGCTACGCCGGGGGCGAGGTGCTCCGCCTGCTGCTCGCCCACCCCGCGGTGGAGCTGGTCCAGGCCACGTCGGAGCAACACGCGGGCAAGCGGCTCGACTTCCCCCATCCACACCTGCGCGGACAGAGCACGCTGCGCTTCGCCCCCCACGACGCGCTGGAGCCGTGCGACGTGCTGGTCACCTGCATGCCGTCGGGCGAGCTGATCCGCCGCTGGCCGCAGGTGAGCACTCGCGCGGGACGCATCATCGACCTGAGCGCGGACTTCCGCCTGGAGCACGCGGAGCACGCGCGCTGGTATCCCCGCGCGCCTCGCTCCGTCGAGCTCCCCCGGTTCGTCTACGGACTTCCGGAGTGGACTCGCGACAAGATTCAGGGGGCTCGCTACGTCGCGGTGCCGGGGTGCATGGCGCACGCGGCGCTCCTCGCGCTGCTGCCGCTCGCTCGCGCGGGGCTCGTTCGCCCCGAGGTGGTCGTCGACGCGAAGACGGGCTCCTCGGGAGGAGGCGCGACTCCGGACAGGTCCTCGCACCACCCCGAGCGGGCCTCCGCCCTGCGCTGCTATCGGCCCGTGGGGCATCGGCACACGGGCGAAATCGAGTCCGCCACCGAGCACCTCGCGGGCATGCGGCCCAACGTCCACTTCAGCGCGACGGCGGTGCCCAGCGTGCGGGGGGTGCTGGCCACGGTGCATGCCTTCGCCGCCCGGCCCCTCGCGGATGCGGCCGAGCCGCTGCGCGTGCTCGCCTCCACGTACCGCGAGCACCCCTTCGTCCACATCCTGCGCGCCAACGCGAGCGCGTCTCCCTTCCCCGAGCCCGCGCCGCTGGCGGGCACCAACCACTGCGAGCTGGCGGTGGACGTGGACGCGGAGCGCGGACGCATCGTGGTGAATGCCGCGCTGGACAACCTGGTGAAGGGCGCCGCGGGGACCGCCGTCCACGCGCTGAACCTGATGCTGGGCAGACCTGAAACGGAGGGCCTCGGTTTCCGCGGCCTCCATCCCCTCTGA
- a CDS encoding sulfotransferase, which yields MSTLTVLYITGWCRSGSTIIGNVLNEVEGCFHTGELSFLWKNAYGNGSNTLCGCGTHLVQCPLWSKVLEQDLAPGESPQAHATRVVRRQQSTVRTRHTWRVLRQETPSAELYEHARLLARTYRTIADATGSHIIVDSGKFPSEAALLPHVGGITPYYLHLVRDPRAVAHSWTKTKQYVVPMSAALSTAYWFGFNVASELVTRRYPERSLFLRYEDFIASPAATIDSLLELIQVGRSANPVKGRTVELGRNHTVTGNPDRFLSGTTLLRPGDDAWRKDLVPRVKALVSALAWPLTGRYHYRGPPPPAPVVPGPEPVVNAGDSRRETLGTGTRQ from the coding sequence ATGAGCACGCTCACCGTCCTCTACATCACCGGCTGGTGCCGCAGCGGGAGCACCATCATCGGCAACGTGCTCAACGAGGTGGAGGGCTGCTTCCACACCGGTGAGCTGAGCTTCCTGTGGAAGAACGCCTACGGGAACGGCTCCAACACCTTGTGCGGCTGCGGCACCCATCTGGTGCAGTGCCCCCTGTGGTCCAAGGTGCTGGAGCAGGACCTGGCCCCGGGCGAGTCTCCCCAGGCACATGCCACTCGCGTCGTGCGGCGGCAGCAGTCCACCGTGCGAACCCGGCACACCTGGCGCGTGCTCCGCCAGGAGACCCCTTCGGCCGAGCTGTATGAACACGCGCGGCTGCTCGCGCGGACGTACCGCACCATCGCCGACGCGACGGGGAGCCACATCATCGTCGACAGCGGCAAGTTCCCCTCGGAGGCGGCGCTGCTGCCCCACGTCGGGGGCATCACTCCGTACTACCTGCACCTGGTGCGAGACCCTCGCGCCGTCGCGCACTCGTGGACGAAGACGAAGCAGTACGTCGTCCCCATGTCCGCCGCGCTCAGCACCGCGTACTGGTTCGGCTTCAACGTGGCCTCGGAGCTCGTCACGCGCCGTTATCCGGAGCGCTCGTTGTTCCTGCGCTACGAGGACTTCATCGCCTCCCCGGCGGCCACGATTGACTCGCTCCTGGAGCTCATCCAGGTGGGACGCTCGGCCAATCCGGTGAAGGGCCGCACCGTCGAGCTGGGCCGCAACCACACCGTCACGGGGAATCCGGACCGGTTCCTCAGTGGCACGACGCTGCTGCGGCCCGGTGACGATGCGTGGCGCAAGGACCTGGTGCCTCGGGTGAAGGCCCTGGTGTCCGCGCTGGCGTGGCCGCTGACGGGCCGCTACCACTATCGCGGTCCTCCGCCGCCCGCGCCTGTTGTTCCGGGACCGGAGCCCGTCGTGAACGCTGGAGACTCCAGGAGGGAGACACTTGGAACTGGGACTCGCCAATAA
- a CDS encoding transketolase family protein → MTSPTSNGTDLLSAPADWLREQPGLSNRQVFRHTLARLADAEERLVLLEADLAGGGDPFAARHPARFINLGICEAAMLDIACGMAATGHVVFAHTFAPFGALRACEQVRLGMAYAQANVKLVCDYGGLSGAFFGPTHHAIEDLALLRAMPGMMVVSPADGLETIQATRALLEHDGPVYLRLGRNRVTRMEDARPAFALGRAMCLREGSDVGLVAHGEVGVSIALDVAARLEAQGVSSRVVNVHTLKPFDEEAILDTAERTRLLVTVEEHSILGGLGGAVCESVATHGLGRRVLRAGIQDRYDSTAGSHEALLERHGLEATALVEKILGALPRPRLAALAPAARRG, encoded by the coding sequence GTGACGAGTCCCACGTCGAACGGCACCGACCTGTTGTCGGCCCCGGCGGACTGGCTGCGCGAGCAACCGGGCCTGTCCAACCGTCAGGTGTTCCGCCACACGCTCGCGCGGCTCGCCGACGCGGAGGAGCGGCTCGTGCTGCTCGAGGCCGACCTGGCGGGAGGCGGAGACCCGTTCGCCGCGCGGCACCCGGCGCGCTTCATCAACCTGGGCATCTGCGAGGCGGCGATGCTCGACATCGCGTGTGGAATGGCCGCCACCGGGCACGTCGTCTTCGCGCATACCTTCGCGCCCTTCGGGGCCCTGCGCGCGTGTGAGCAGGTGCGGCTGGGCATGGCCTACGCCCAGGCCAACGTGAAGCTCGTCTGCGACTACGGTGGGCTGTCCGGCGCGTTCTTCGGCCCCACGCACCACGCCATCGAGGACCTGGCCCTCCTGCGAGCCATGCCGGGGATGATGGTGGTGTCTCCGGCGGATGGCCTGGAGACGATTCAGGCCACGCGCGCGCTGCTGGAGCACGACGGGCCGGTGTACCTGCGGCTCGGCCGCAACCGCGTCACCCGGATGGAGGACGCGCGGCCCGCGTTCGCGCTGGGACGCGCGATGTGCCTGCGCGAGGGAAGTGACGTGGGCCTCGTCGCCCATGGCGAGGTCGGCGTGAGCATCGCGCTGGATGTGGCCGCGCGGCTCGAGGCACAGGGTGTGTCCTCCCGCGTGGTGAACGTCCACACGCTCAAGCCCTTCGATGAGGAGGCCATCCTCGACACCGCGGAGCGCACGCGCCTGCTCGTCACGGTGGAGGAGCACTCCATCCTCGGTGGGCTCGGCGGGGCGGTGTGTGAGAGCGTGGCCACCCACGGCCTGGGCCGCCGGGTGCTCCGCGCGGGCATCCAGGACCGCTACGACTCCACGGCGGGCAGCCATGAGGCGCTGCTCGAGCGGCACGGGCTGGAGGCGACGGCGCTGGTCGAGAAGATTCTCGGCGCCCTGCCCCGCCCCCGGCTCGCGGCGCTGGCGCCCGCGGCCAGGAGGGGATGA